AAGGGTCATCTTTCAGTCTCAGCCGTCTGAGCACACCAGTGAAGCAGGGATTCTCCGCTACTTTTTCAGCGATAGAGTATCGAGCGGCATTCCTTTGTCGTTATATACCATCAGGTCGAAGGAGGAGGGAGTGACATCGATGATTCCGTAGTTATACTCTTTCGCCGCCTTGACGACGTAGGGAGCTGTCCCGAGATTGTAGAGTGGAGCTCCGACAGATCCGATGACCATGTGATGTACGCCATCGACGAGATTGTGCTGGAAGAAATGAGAATGTCCGTTGAAGACCACATTCACGTGATTTGGCACGAAGACATTCTCAGACATTTTCATCATGAGACTGTCCTCGCCGTGACCGCCCGCGCAATAGCCGGGTCTGTGGTTGATCACGACCTTCCACGCTTTTGTCGCGCTAGAGAGATCATGCTCGGCGAACCGGTATTGCAGGCTTCCCTCGTAGTATGGGATTTCGTTGTTCAGGACAAGAACATGCATGTCGCCGTAGTCAAATGAATAGTATTCCTGAACTTCCGAGGGAGACTCTGGTGCCTGCGTGAACGCACGTGTGTTTTGCGTCCATCTTTCATGGTTGCCTGGTGTATTAAAGAATGGGACCTCCGCAATGAGGGCGAGTTCCTCCGGGCGGAAGAATTGTTCCTTGAGAGATCCGTACTTGGCGTTGATAGCCAAGTCGCCCCCGTACAACGACATGACTGGATGTGCTTCGCGAACTCGTCTGGCGATGGTGTCATGCACCGTTACGCCGGTCCGGAAATCCGCCATCCATGCAAAACGGAATGGTGTTCCGGGATTCGGTGCGGTCTGAAACGACGCATCACCCGATTTCGAACCATTGTACACCACTCTGTAATGATACCGTGTATTCGGCGATAGGCTGCTGATCTTGATGTTGTGGATGAACGTCGAGTCGCTGGTTGTATCGCAGGAGGTTGTCCAGGACTGGAAGCCGTATGATTTCGTGAGACCATACTCGACCATCAGCGAATCTGTTGAATAACTCTCAGCAAGCACATAGACACTGGTGTTTGTGACGGCCTGCAGGTACGGTGGCACCAACGCTCCGACATATTGGGCGCGCGCAGAAGGACACACAACGAAAAGAACAACGACAAACCAGAGACCAGCAAAAATCGTTCTTTGACTCATAAACAGTTTCGTCGAGCGAATGTGAATGGATTAAGGAACACGCTGATTGTGTTTGAAACATCGTGTGATGTGATCGTTGACCATACCGGTCGCTTGCATAAAAGCATAACAAATCGTTGAGCCGACAAAACGAAATCCGCGTTTCTTGAGATCCTTGCTCATCGCGTCCGACTCCGCGGTCCTGGGTGGTATCTCTTTCAACGATTTCCATCGGTTCTGTTTTTGTCTTCCGCCGATGAACAGCCAGATGTAGGTATCGAAAGCGCCGAATTCCTTCTGCACCGCAAGAAATGCCTTCGCATTCCCGATCGCAGCGTCAATCTTCAGACGGTTACGAACGATTCCCGCGTTTGCCAGAAGTTGACGCTTCTTACGCGCGTCGTACCGGGCGATCTTGGACGGATCAAACTTGTCGAACGCTTTCCGGTAGTCCTCACGCTTCTTAAGAATGGTGATCCAGCTGAGCCCGGCCTGTGCCCCCTCGAGAATCAGCATCTCGAACAGTTTGCGATCATCGTGAACGGGAACACCCCATTCGTTGTCGTGATAATCCTGATACAACGGATCAGAGGTTGACCACCCGCATCGTTCCAGCATGTTGTTTCCATCCTATCAAAACCTTGACAAAGCGAAGCGCAAAGACCGCGAAGGGTGCCAAGCCTTCTTAAGGAAACGATTTTCTCGAAATCTCGTGCTTCGCGGTTTCTTGGCGACCTTGGCGGTTTGTCTTCTCAGAGTAATTCCGCTTTCATTCCGTTACTCAAACTCATAGCCAAAATCCCCGATCGGCTGACCCGGTGGTGCTTCCACGGGTCGGGGAATACTCACTTTTTTGGGATCCTGCAGAAATCTCTCAATCTCAGAGAATGCAAAAAGATTCTGTGCACGTTGGTTCGGGTCTTTCACTGGTTTCGATTCAGCAGCCAGCCAGTTCCTGAGTTCCGAGAGTTTTAGCGTCGCAACGGCGCGGACCTGGGGAGTCGCCCGGTCCATCGACGCAAGCGACATCAGATTGTACATCACAACATAGTTCACACTTCTCTGAACCTCGGCTTGAAATCCCAAAGCTCTGGTGGTTTTCCATGTTTTTGTAATGAGCTTGTCCATCACTTCGTCGAGACCCGGCTGTGAGGCGTCCCGGGCACACTGTTGCACCAGCCGCGAAGCCCGATCCGAATTGAGAATGAAACTGACCGTGTGATTCGCCAGAACTTCTGCCGGCGCAAGAGCATCAAACGTCAATCCCGTGCGGGAAGAAAACAGCTCGCGGTGCCTCTCGTATCCTGCAGGATGAGGAGGAATCAATTTGAGTATGGATTCCGGCAGTGTGAGTGAGGCTGGGGCGATCGTATTCAAGAGAGCGTCCAGTGCCCGCCGTTGTTCGCCGGCGGGCACAAGGGCAGTCGGTACCTGTCCATCATCGCGAAGTGCATAGGTGTAGTTCACACCGCCGAGGACTTTCGCGGCAGCTTCGATTTGATAGCGATGTCCGAGATACAACGGAACAAGCGCTTCCTCAAGTGTGGCGAGCGGAGCGCCAGGCCGAATGTTGTTTTCGCCGAAGCGCGACAAGGCAATCGAGCGCACGCGCATGAACCTGAGAAGCTCATCGACCGCGTTTGTACCGTTGTC
Above is a window of Ignavibacteriales bacterium DNA encoding:
- a CDS encoding metallophosphoesterase, which produces MSQRTIFAGLWFVVVLFVVCPSARAQYVGALVPPYLQAVTNTSVYVLAESYSTDSLMVEYGLTKSYGFQSWTTSCDTTSDSTFIHNIKISSLSPNTRYHYRVVYNGSKSGDASFQTAPNPGTPFRFAWMADFRTGVTVHDTIARRVREAHPVMSLYGGDLAINAKYGSLKEQFFRPEELALIAEVPFFNTPGNHERWTQNTRAFTQAPESPSEVQEYYSFDYGDMHVLVLNNEIPYYEGSLQYRFAEHDLSSATKAWKVVINHRPGYCAGGHGEDSLMMKMSENVFVPNHVNVVFNGHSHFFQHNLVDGVHHMVIGSVGAPLYNLGTAPYVVKAAKEYNYGIIDVTPSSFDLMVYNDKGMPLDTLSLKK
- a CDS encoding DNA-3-methyladenine glycosylase I, with the translated sequence MLERCGWSTSDPLYQDYHDNEWGVPVHDDRKLFEMLILEGAQAGLSWITILKKREDYRKAFDKFDPSKIARYDARKKRQLLANAGIVRNRLKIDAAIGNAKAFLAVQKEFGAFDTYIWLFIGGRQKQNRWKSLKEIPPRTAESDAMSKDLKKRGFRFVGSTICYAFMQATGMVNDHITRCFKHNQRVP